A single genomic interval of Nocardia bhagyanarayanae harbors:
- a CDS encoding DUF4254 domain-containing protein: protein MPTEYAGSRIGAGELPPRSALLRAFREADDPNRRKHRVLAAARELVECHERRHRALAAAHAPDATSGRVAACSQLVEDIDERRAELVGRINDWVASNVAHRTGASLHTETLGAVIDRMAAKWTAAQQALSVTGSAAQPPRVDGEAHLLWTRLAELADGYQDLITDVAEHRRRLPVW from the coding sequence ATGCCTACCGAATACGCAGGAAGCCGTATCGGAGCCGGCGAGCTGCCACCGCGATCAGCGCTGTTGCGCGCGTTTCGCGAAGCCGACGACCCGAATCGCCGGAAGCACCGAGTCCTAGCCGCGGCCCGCGAGCTGGTCGAATGCCATGAGCGCAGGCACCGGGCACTGGCCGCAGCGCACGCGCCGGACGCCACCAGCGGTCGCGTCGCGGCGTGCAGTCAGCTGGTGGAGGACATCGACGAGCGCCGCGCCGAGCTGGTCGGCCGGATCAACGACTGGGTGGCGAGCAACGTCGCGCACCGCACGGGCGCCTCGCTGCACACCGAGACACTGGGCGCGGTCATCGATCGAATGGCGGCGAAATGGACTGCGGCACAACAGGCTTTGAGCGTGACCGGCTCGGCGGCGCAGCCACCGCGGGTGGACGGGGAAGCCCACCTGCTGTGGACGCGGCTCGCCGAGCTGGCCGACGGCTATCAGGACCTGATCACCGATGTCGCCGAGCACCGGCGCAGGCTGCCGGTGTGGTGA
- a CDS encoding ferredoxin reductase → MVDLIDLVQTLTTPHPLDRYLELVRPTLTVRQMRAEITHVRRSVPGSVTLTLRPTRQWRGHAAGQYVQIGVVIDGVRHTRCYSPVNPEGRRDRHIQLTVKAHPGGLVSQYLHENAVPGMVVDLSPAAGVFRLPEVRPDRVVLISGGSGITPVLSMMRTLADEGYPGELTFLHYARSPEAVPHRAELEAIAERNPRFRIELRYPEQGGGPFDYDELERVAPWFAEAQTYVCGPPPLMDAVRKVYEAEELADRLHSEEFTLSTTPVEADEVHGSTRFSASGARAENTGTSLLEQAEAAGLTPEYGCRMGICFSCTAVRRSGCTRNLRTGETDSDPDQPIQLCVSAAVGDVDIEI, encoded by the coding sequence ATGGTGGATCTCATCGACCTGGTGCAGACCCTGACCACGCCCCATCCGCTCGACCGGTACCTGGAACTAGTGCGTCCCACGCTGACCGTCCGGCAGATGCGCGCCGAGATCACCCACGTGCGCCGCTCGGTGCCCGGCTCGGTGACGCTCACCCTGCGCCCGACCCGGCAGTGGCGCGGCCACGCCGCGGGCCAGTACGTCCAGATCGGCGTGGTGATCGACGGCGTCCGGCACACGAGGTGCTACTCGCCGGTGAATCCGGAAGGACGCCGCGACCGGCACATCCAGCTCACGGTCAAGGCGCATCCCGGGGGCCTGGTGTCGCAGTACCTGCACGAGAACGCCGTGCCCGGCATGGTGGTCGACCTGAGCCCGGCGGCCGGCGTGTTCCGGCTGCCCGAGGTCCGCCCCGACCGGGTGGTGCTGATCAGCGGCGGCAGCGGTATCACGCCGGTGCTGTCGATGATGCGGACCCTCGCCGACGAGGGCTATCCCGGCGAACTGACCTTCCTGCACTACGCCCGTTCGCCGGAGGCGGTGCCGCACCGCGCCGAGCTGGAGGCCATCGCCGAGCGGAACCCGCGTTTCCGCATCGAACTGCGCTATCCGGAGCAGGGCGGCGGCCCGTTCGACTACGACGAACTCGAGCGCGTCGCGCCCTGGTTCGCCGAGGCGCAGACCTACGTGTGCGGCCCGCCGCCGCTGATGGACGCGGTGCGCAAGGTCTACGAGGCCGAGGAACTGGCCGACCGGCTGCACTCCGAGGAGTTCACGCTCTCGACCACCCCCGTCGAAGCGGACGAGGTGCACGGCTCGACGAGGTTTTCGGCCAGCGGGGCGCGCGCCGAGAACACCGGTACCAGCCTGCTGGAGCAGGCCGAGGCCGCGGGCCTGACCCCGGAGTACGGCTGCCGCATGGGTATCTGCTTCTCCTGCACCGCCGTTCGCCGCTCCGGCTGCACGCGCAACCTGCGCACCGGTGAGACCGACAGCGATCCCGACCAGCCCATCCAGCTCTGCGTCAGCGCCGCGGTGGGCGACGTCGACATCGAAATCTAG
- the cmrA gene encoding mycolate reductase (Catalyzes the final step in mycolic acid biosynthesis.) encodes MSLPSPTSENRAVVTGASSGIGTALAAELAGRGHSLILVARRGDLLNELAQRLTLAHGITAEVRAVDLSDRAQRGPLVEELSARNISILCNNAGIATFGPVAQLDLEYERAQMELNAVAVHDLTLAVLPGMIARGAGGILISGSAAGNMPIPNNATYAASKAFANTFCESLRGELKDSGVHVTLLAPGPVRTELPDPAEASIVDRMVPDFMWVSSEYTAKVSIDALARNKMRVVPGLISKGMSVAGQYGPRALTAPIAGAFYRKLGG; translated from the coding sequence GTGAGCCTGCCCTCCCCCACCTCCGAGAACCGCGCCGTCGTCACCGGAGCCTCCTCCGGCATCGGCACCGCGCTGGCCGCCGAACTGGCCGGACGCGGCCATTCGCTGATCCTGGTCGCCCGCCGCGGCGACCTGCTGAACGAGCTCGCGCAGCGGCTCACCTTGGCGCACGGCATCACCGCCGAGGTGCGCGCGGTCGACCTGTCCGATCGCGCGCAACGCGGCCCGCTGGTCGAGGAGTTGTCGGCGCGCAACATCTCGATCCTGTGCAACAACGCGGGCATCGCGACGTTCGGCCCGGTCGCGCAACTGGACCTGGAGTACGAGCGCGCCCAGATGGAGCTCAACGCCGTCGCCGTGCACGATCTGACCCTGGCGGTGCTGCCCGGCATGATCGCGCGCGGCGCAGGCGGCATCCTGATCAGCGGCTCGGCCGCGGGCAACATGCCGATCCCGAACAACGCCACCTACGCCGCGAGCAAGGCGTTCGCCAACACCTTCTGCGAATCGCTGCGCGGTGAGCTGAAGGATTCGGGCGTGCACGTCACCCTGCTGGCGCCGGGCCCCGTGCGCACCGAGCTGCCCGACCCGGCCGAGGCCTCGATCGTCGACCGCATGGTGCCCGACTTCATGTGGGTGTCCTCGGAGTACACCGCGAAGGTCTCCATCGACGCGCTCGCCCGCAACAAGATGCGCGTCGTCCCCGGCCTGATCAGCAAGGGCATGAGCGTGGCGGGCCAGTACGGTCCGCGCGCCCTCACCGCCCCCATCGCGGGCGCGTTCTACCGCAAGCTCGGCGGCTGA
- a CDS encoding acyl carrier protein: MATIEERVIALLKANLADADGITPATKILDMDSSAYRQELAIQAIETAYDIELPGAGIEAFTTVGELIEYVSEARV; this comes from the coding sequence ATGGCGACCATCGAAGAGCGCGTCATCGCGCTGCTGAAGGCGAATCTGGCCGACGCGGACGGCATCACGCCCGCCACCAAGATCCTCGACATGGACAGCAGCGCCTACCGCCAAGAGCTGGCCATCCAGGCGATCGAGACCGCGTACGACATCGAGCTGCCCGGCGCGGGGATCGAGGCCTTCACCACCGTGGGAGAACTGATCGAGTACGTCTCCGAAGCCAGAGTCTGA
- a CDS encoding NADPH-dependent 2,4-dienoyl-CoA reductase: MSSFPHLFEPLDLGFTTLRNRVVMGSMHTGLEDRAWDTNKLAAYFAERARGGVGLIITGGYAPNRTGWLLPFGAKLTNKTEAYRHRAITKAVHAEGGKIAIQILHAGRYSYMPGSVSASSIKAPINPFRPRALSARGIEQTIADYARCAKLAQFAGYDGCEIMGGEGYFINQFLAPRTNKRTDKWGGSAENRRRLPLEIVRRIRAAVGPDFIIVFRLSMAELVEKGQTFDEIVALAKELERAGVTIINTDIGWHEARVPTIVTSVPRAAFVEFTAKITKQVNIPVCASNRINMPEIAEEILTRGDAQLVSLARPFLTDPEWVNKAAQDRVDEINTCIACNQACLDHAFQHKTVSCLLNPRAGHETELKLLPTRRSKRIAVVGAGPAGLSAAVNLAERGHRVDLFEADDKIGGQFDIARRIPGKEEFDESIRYYRRMIEVRGVTLHLNKRVTADELIAGRYDEVVLATGVRPRIPNIPGIDHPMVLSYAELVREEKPVGKRVAVIGAGGIGYDVSEFLTVEGHPALKLDEWKEEWGVDSNDEQAPGQLTTPRPAPAARDVVLLQRKSSSFGKNLGKTSGWVHRAALKAKGVEQIGGVNYERIDDHGLHISFGEKRERPQLIPVDNVVVCAGQESVRELVEPLRAAGITPHLIGGAELAAELDAKRAIDQGTRLAARL, from the coding sequence ATGAGCTCCTTCCCCCACCTTTTCGAGCCGCTGGACCTCGGCTTCACCACGCTGCGCAACCGCGTTGTCATGGGGTCGATGCACACCGGCCTGGAGGACCGCGCCTGGGACACCAACAAGCTGGCCGCCTACTTCGCCGAGCGCGCCCGCGGCGGTGTCGGGCTGATCATCACCGGCGGCTACGCGCCCAACCGCACCGGCTGGCTGCTGCCCTTCGGCGCCAAGCTGACCAACAAGACCGAGGCCTACCGCCACCGCGCGATCACCAAGGCGGTGCACGCCGAGGGCGGCAAGATCGCCATCCAGATCCTGCACGCGGGCCGCTACTCCTACATGCCGGGCAGCGTCTCGGCGTCCTCGATCAAGGCGCCCATCAACCCTTTCCGGCCACGGGCCCTCTCCGCGCGCGGCATCGAGCAGACCATCGCCGACTACGCGCGCTGCGCGAAGCTCGCCCAGTTCGCCGGATACGACGGCTGCGAGATCATGGGCGGTGAAGGCTATTTCATCAACCAGTTCCTCGCGCCGCGCACCAACAAGCGCACCGACAAGTGGGGCGGCTCGGCCGAGAACCGGCGCAGGCTGCCGCTGGAGATCGTTCGCCGGATCCGCGCCGCGGTGGGGCCGGACTTCATCATCGTGTTCCGGCTGTCCATGGCCGAGCTGGTGGAGAAGGGGCAGACCTTCGACGAAATCGTCGCGCTCGCCAAGGAACTGGAGCGAGCGGGCGTCACCATCATCAACACCGACATCGGCTGGCACGAGGCGCGGGTGCCCACCATCGTCACCTCGGTGCCGCGGGCGGCCTTCGTCGAGTTCACCGCGAAGATCACCAAGCAGGTGAATATCCCGGTCTGCGCGTCGAATCGCATCAACATGCCCGAGATCGCCGAGGAGATCCTGACTCGCGGTGACGCGCAACTGGTTTCGCTGGCCCGCCCGTTCCTCACCGACCCGGAGTGGGTGAACAAGGCCGCGCAGGACCGCGTCGACGAGATCAACACCTGCATCGCCTGCAACCAGGCCTGCCTGGACCACGCGTTCCAGCACAAGACGGTGTCCTGCCTGCTCAACCCGCGCGCCGGCCACGAGACCGAGCTGAAGCTGCTGCCGACCAGGCGCAGCAAGCGCATCGCCGTGGTCGGCGCGGGACCGGCCGGGCTCTCCGCCGCGGTGAATCTCGCCGAACGCGGCCACCGCGTGGATCTTTTCGAGGCCGACGACAAGATCGGCGGCCAGTTCGACATCGCCCGGCGGATTCCCGGCAAGGAGGAGTTCGACGAATCCATCCGGTACTACCGCAGGATGATCGAGGTGCGCGGCGTCACGTTGCACCTCAACAAACGGGTCACCGCCGACGAGCTCATCGCGGGCCGCTACGACGAGGTGGTGCTCGCCACCGGCGTGCGGCCGCGTATCCCCAACATTCCCGGCATCGACCATCCCATGGTGCTCTCCTACGCCGAACTGGTGCGCGAGGAGAAGCCGGTGGGCAAGCGCGTCGCCGTGATCGGCGCGGGCGGCATCGGTTACGACGTGAGCGAGTTCCTCACCGTGGAGGGGCACCCCGCGCTCAAGCTGGACGAGTGGAAAGAGGAGTGGGGCGTCGACTCGAACGACGAGCAGGCGCCCGGTCAGCTCACCACGCCGAGGCCCGCGCCCGCGGCTCGCGATGTCGTTCTGTTGCAACGCAAGTCGTCGTCGTTCGGTAAGAACCTCGGCAAAACGTCCGGCTGGGTGCACCGCGCCGCGCTGAAGGCCAAGGGCGTCGAGCAGATCGGCGGCGTGAACTACGAGCGCATCGACGACCACGGGCTGCACATCAGCTTCGGCGAGAAACGCGAACGCCCGCAACTGATTCCGGTGGACAACGTGGTGGTCTGCGCGGGTCAGGAGTCGGTGCGCGAGCTGGTCGAGCCGCTGCGGGCGGCGGGAATCACCCCGCACCTGATCGGCGGCGCCGAGCTTGCCGCCGAACTCGACGCCAAGCGCGCGATCGATCAGGGCACCCGCCTGGCGGCCAGGCTCTGA
- a CDS encoding MFS transporter: MKDVYATYRSFGRPSRVLMVNQFAINTGFFMLMPYLAGYMAGTLGLAAWAIGLVLGIRNFSQQGMFLVGGTLADRLGYKPLIVAGCLLRTGGFTLLAFADSLPALLIASAATGFAGALFNPAVRAYLAVDSGERRVEAFAVFNIFYQAGILFGPILGLALMAFDFQVTAAGAAAVFALLTVAQLRALPQHRAEPKTASVLEDWRVVLANRPFLLFSAAMIGCYVLSFQVYLALPMQAARVVGEGSATALMTAVFVVSGVIAIAGQLRITRWFAARWGRPHSLVLGMAILAAAFVPLLLVPGTALGVPTAVGAMLLTAAVLGVGAAAVFPFEMDTVVALCGDRLVATHYGLYNTIVGTGILLGNLGTGTVLDAARSAGLSSLAWAALIAIGAASAAGLYGLARSGRLNAPVPEAAATV; the protein is encoded by the coding sequence ATGAAGGACGTCTACGCGACCTACCGCAGTTTCGGCAGACCCAGCCGGGTGCTGATGGTGAACCAGTTCGCCATCAACACCGGCTTCTTCATGCTCATGCCCTACCTGGCCGGGTACATGGCGGGCACGCTCGGCCTCGCGGCGTGGGCGATCGGCCTGGTGCTCGGCATCAGGAACTTCTCCCAGCAGGGAATGTTCCTGGTCGGCGGCACTCTGGCCGACCGGCTCGGTTACAAACCGCTGATCGTGGCCGGATGTCTGCTGCGCACCGGCGGTTTCACACTGCTCGCGTTCGCCGACTCGCTGCCCGCGCTGCTGATCGCCTCGGCCGCAACGGGATTCGCGGGCGCGCTGTTCAATCCGGCGGTGCGCGCGTACCTCGCCGTGGATTCCGGCGAACGACGGGTCGAGGCGTTCGCGGTGTTCAACATCTTCTATCAGGCGGGCATCCTGTTCGGGCCGATCCTCGGTCTCGCGTTGATGGCGTTCGATTTCCAGGTCACCGCCGCTGGCGCTGCCGCGGTGTTCGCCCTGCTCACCGTCGCCCAGTTGCGCGCACTGCCGCAGCACCGGGCGGAGCCGAAAACGGCGTCGGTGCTCGAGGATTGGCGCGTGGTGCTGGCCAATCGCCCGTTCCTGCTGTTCTCGGCGGCGATGATCGGCTGCTACGTGCTCTCGTTCCAGGTGTATCTGGCGCTGCCGATGCAGGCCGCCCGCGTCGTCGGCGAAGGGTCGGCGACCGCGCTCATGACGGCGGTGTTCGTGGTCTCCGGCGTGATCGCCATCGCCGGACAGCTGCGCATCACCCGCTGGTTCGCCGCCCGGTGGGGCCGCCCGCACAGCCTCGTCCTCGGCATGGCGATTCTGGCGGCGGCGTTCGTTCCGCTGCTGCTCGTCCCGGGCACCGCGCTCGGCGTGCCGACGGCGGTCGGCGCGATGCTGCTGACCGCCGCGGTGCTGGGTGTCGGTGCGGCCGCGGTCTTCCCGTTCGAAATGGACACCGTGGTCGCGCTCTGTGGCGACCGCTTGGTCGCCACCCACTACGGTCTCTACAACACGATCGTCGGCACCGGCATCCTACTCGGCAACCTCGGCACCGGAACGGTCCTGGACGCGGCCCGCTCCGCCGGATTGAGTTCCCTGGCCTGGGCCGCCCTGATCGCCATCGGCGCCGCGTCCGCCGCCGGACTGTACGGACTCGCCCGCTCCGGTCGCCTGAACGCACCGGTTCCCGAGGCGGCGGCGACGGTGTAA
- a CDS encoding MFS transporter, with amino-acid sequence MTEVDARDTIGDAAGRGQIVAWGLWDWGSSAFHAVILTFVFSVYLTDKVGDDLPGGISASAWLGWALGIAGLVVALTAPISGQWFDAAAKRKRSLGVLTVLTVLAMAGMFFVHDDYRDLWLGLTLLAFGSAAFELANVPYNAMLRQVSTPETVGRVSGFGWAMGYFGGIFLLLICYVGFIAGEGDNRGLFGIPTDDGLNIRLVTVLAAVWFATFALPVLFAVPELPRTSADPGAASVGFFGSYRVLWRDLRELWAVDRRTVWFLLASAVFRDGLAGVFTFGAVLAVRVYGIDDSDVLLFGVAANVVAALGAIVAGRFDDRVGPKAVIVTSLAAMLVCGLALLVVSGPLMFWIFGLLLTIFVGPAQASARSFLVRLAPPGREGQLFGLYTTTGRAVSFLAPSLFGLFVWVFDADRAGMVGLAVVLAAGLAVLLPVRAPDMR; translated from the coding sequence ATGACCGAGGTGGACGCGCGCGACACGATCGGGGATGCCGCCGGCCGCGGGCAGATCGTGGCCTGGGGGTTGTGGGACTGGGGTTCCTCGGCATTTCACGCCGTGATCCTCACGTTCGTGTTCTCGGTGTATCTCACCGACAAGGTCGGCGACGATCTGCCGGGCGGGATCTCGGCGAGCGCCTGGCTCGGCTGGGCGCTCGGGATCGCCGGTCTCGTCGTCGCGCTGACCGCGCCGATCAGCGGCCAGTGGTTCGACGCGGCCGCGAAACGCAAACGCTCCCTTGGCGTCCTGACCGTGTTGACCGTCCTCGCCATGGCCGGGATGTTCTTCGTGCACGACGACTACCGCGATCTGTGGCTCGGGCTGACGCTGCTCGCCTTCGGCTCCGCCGCCTTCGAGCTGGCCAACGTGCCGTACAACGCGATGCTGCGCCAGGTATCCACGCCCGAAACGGTCGGCCGCGTCTCCGGTTTCGGTTGGGCGATGGGCTATTTCGGCGGCATCTTCCTGCTGCTGATCTGCTACGTCGGCTTCATCGCCGGCGAAGGGGACAACCGAGGACTGTTCGGCATACCGACCGACGACGGGCTCAACATCCGGCTGGTGACCGTCCTCGCCGCGGTCTGGTTCGCCACGTTCGCGCTGCCCGTGCTGTTCGCGGTGCCCGAATTGCCGCGCACCAGCGCAGATCCCGGCGCGGCGAGTGTGGGGTTCTTCGGTTCCTACCGGGTGCTGTGGCGGGATCTGCGCGAGCTGTGGGCGGTCGACCGCCGCACCGTCTGGTTCCTGTTGGCCAGCGCGGTTTTCCGCGACGGGCTGGCGGGCGTCTTCACCTTCGGCGCGGTGCTGGCGGTGCGTGTCTACGGGATCGATGATTCCGATGTGCTGCTGTTCGGCGTCGCCGCGAACGTGGTCGCCGCGCTCGGGGCGATCGTCGCGGGCCGATTCGACGACCGGGTGGGGCCGAAAGCGGTGATCGTGACTTCGCTGGCCGCCATGCTGGTCTGCGGACTCGCACTGCTCGTGGTGTCGGGACCGCTCATGTTCTGGATATTCGGTCTGCTGCTGACCATCTTCGTCGGGCCGGCCCAGGCGTCGGCGCGGTCGTTCCTCGTCAGGTTGGCCCCGCCGGGGCGGGAAGGACAGCTGTTCGGCCTCTACACCACGACCGGCCGAGCCGTATCCTTCCTCGCCCCCTCGCTTTTCGGCCTGTTCGTCTGGGTGTTCGACGCCGACCGCGCCGGAATGGTCGGACTGGCCGTCGTCCTCGCGGCGGGTTTGGCGGTGCTGCTCCCGGTGCGCGCGCCCGACATGCGCTAG
- a CDS encoding fatty acid desaturase family protein encodes MTILTETKDGPLVLTPDQVEELGKALDELRDRVVADLGERDREYIYSIIKAQRGFEIAGRGMMYLGFLPPVWLAAVAALSVSKILDNMEIGHNVMHGQYDWMREPGLNSREFEWDTVCPADQWKHSHNYMHHTYTNIHGMDRDIGYGILRMDEGQKWNPYYLGNPLWAFLLMVFFEWGVMLHDAEAENIIQGKRKWSDLKPLVKGWWRKAGRQALKDYVVFPALTGPLFLSTLAGNAAANLVRNVWAYSIIFCGHFPSGVQTFTEEETAEETRGEWYVRQMLGSANISGGKLFHIMSGNLSHQIEHHLFPDIPANRYPEIAPEVRALCEKYGLPYHTGPLSKQIGDVWLKIFKLALPPRFTKNPSSAGVIVMRQRKATEVGV; translated from the coding sequence ATGACCATTCTGACCGAGACCAAGGACGGACCGCTGGTCCTGACTCCCGACCAGGTCGAGGAGCTGGGCAAGGCGCTCGACGAACTGCGCGACCGCGTCGTCGCCGATCTCGGCGAGCGCGACCGCGAGTACATCTACTCGATCATCAAGGCGCAGCGCGGTTTCGAGATCGCCGGGCGCGGCATGATGTATCTGGGCTTCCTGCCTCCGGTGTGGCTGGCCGCGGTCGCCGCACTGAGCGTGTCGAAGATCTTGGACAACATGGAGATCGGCCACAACGTCATGCACGGCCAGTACGACTGGATGCGTGAGCCCGGCCTGAATTCCCGTGAGTTCGAGTGGGATACGGTCTGCCCGGCCGACCAGTGGAAGCACTCGCACAACTACATGCACCACACCTACACCAACATCCACGGCATGGACCGCGACATCGGCTACGGCATCCTGCGAATGGACGAGGGCCAGAAGTGGAACCCCTACTACCTGGGCAACCCACTGTGGGCGTTCCTGCTGATGGTGTTCTTCGAGTGGGGCGTGATGCTGCACGACGCCGAGGCCGAAAACATCATCCAGGGCAAGCGCAAGTGGTCGGACCTCAAGCCGCTGGTCAAGGGCTGGTGGCGTAAGGCGGGCCGCCAGGCGCTCAAGGACTACGTGGTGTTCCCCGCGCTGACCGGTCCGCTGTTCCTCAGCACGCTGGCCGGCAACGCCGCGGCCAACCTGGTGCGCAACGTCTGGGCCTACTCGATCATCTTCTGCGGCCACTTCCCTTCCGGCGTACAGACGTTCACCGAGGAGGAGACCGCCGAGGAGACCCGCGGCGAGTGGTATGTCCGGCAGATGCTCGGCTCGGCGAACATCTCCGGCGGCAAGCTGTTCCACATCATGAGCGGCAATCTGTCGCACCAGATCGAACACCACCTGTTCCCCGACATCCCCGCCAACCGCTATCCGGAGATCGCGCCGGAGGTGCGGGCGCTGTGTGAGAAGTACGGATTGCCGTACCACACCGGCCCGTTGAGCAAGCAGATCGGCGATGTGTGGCTGAAGATTTTCAAGCTGGCGCTGCCGCCGCGCTTCACGAAGAACCCGTCATCTGCCGGTGTTATCGTGATGCGTCAGCGGAAGGCGACCGAAGTGGGCGTGTGA
- a CDS encoding PadR family transcriptional regulator, giving the protein MALEHALLVSLTERAGSGYELARRFDKSIGYFWSATHQQIYRVLKRMEESGWLDSESVAQEGKPDKKVYSVNEAGRAELARWIAEPSNTDLPRGELGVKIRGAAYGDLDALCAEVARHRDQHAQRLEVYRLIEKKDFAAPDQLSGTALHQYLVLRGGIRVELGFVEWCDEVLQALRPDASAPHPDPMEKGEA; this is encoded by the coding sequence ATGGCCCTCGAGCACGCATTGCTGGTATCGCTGACCGAGCGGGCCGGTTCGGGCTACGAGCTGGCGCGCCGGTTCGACAAGTCCATCGGCTACTTCTGGAGCGCGACCCACCAGCAGATCTACCGCGTGCTCAAACGCATGGAGGAATCCGGCTGGCTGGACAGTGAATCGGTGGCCCAGGAGGGCAAGCCGGACAAGAAGGTCTACTCGGTGAACGAGGCGGGCCGCGCCGAACTGGCCCGCTGGATCGCCGAGCCCTCCAACACCGACCTCCCCCGCGGCGAACTCGGGGTCAAGATCCGCGGCGCGGCCTACGGCGACCTGGACGCGCTGTGCGCGGAGGTGGCCAGGCACCGCGATCAGCACGCCCAGCGGCTCGAGGTCTACCGGCTCATCGAGAAGAAGGACTTCGCCGCGCCGGACCAGCTCTCCGGCACGGCACTGCACCAGTACCTGGTCCTGCGCGGCGGCATCCGCGTCGAGCTCGGGTTCGTCGAATGGTGCGACGAAGTACTGCAAGCACTGCGACCGGATGCGTCAGCCCCGCACCCGGATCCGATGGAGAAAGGCGAGGCATGA
- a CDS encoding TetR family transcriptional regulator — translation MSEQAATRIERKERTRQALVDGTLELAADRGFAALSLREIARSAGIVPTAFYRHFASLDDLGATLVDQGVTALRLALREVRRNPEASIADTVRFVFDQVAAKRAVFGFLTRERHGGSAALRKAIALELQLIVRELVADLSRVRALDDWSPRDLEIAADLLVGTVADGIAAYVAAEERDQRTIVDRTVQKVRLIALGMDNWWPPKDR, via the coding sequence ATGAGCGAGCAGGCAGCAACCCGGATCGAGCGCAAGGAGCGCACACGGCAGGCCCTGGTCGACGGCACCCTGGAACTGGCCGCCGACCGCGGTTTCGCCGCGCTGAGCCTGCGTGAGATCGCGCGCTCCGCCGGGATCGTGCCGACGGCCTTCTACCGCCACTTCGCCTCGCTCGACGACCTCGGCGCGACCCTCGTCGACCAGGGCGTGACCGCGCTGCGGCTGGCGCTGCGCGAGGTCCGGCGCAATCCCGAGGCCAGCATCGCCGACACGGTGCGGTTCGTCTTCGACCAGGTGGCGGCCAAACGCGCGGTGTTCGGCTTCCTCACTCGCGAACGCCACGGCGGCTCGGCGGCGCTGCGCAAAGCCATCGCGCTGGAACTCCAGCTGATCGTGCGCGAGCTGGTGGCCGACCTGTCCCGGGTGCGGGCGCTGGACGACTGGAGCCCTCGGGATCTGGAGATCGCCGCGGACCTGCTGGTCGGCACCGTCGCCGACGGGATCGCCGCGTATGTCGCGGCCGAGGAGCGCGATCAGCGAACCATCGTCGACCGCACGGTGCAGAAGGTCCGGCTGATCGCGCTCGGCATGGACAACTGGTGGCCGCCCAAGGATCGGTAG